A segment of the Panacibacter ginsenosidivorans genome:
TTTTTTAGCATCCGTACCGCAGCATAGAGCTATTACACATCCGCATAAAAGACTGCAGCACCTTGCCGGGAGATATTTATTAAAACACCTGTTCCCTGATTTTCCTTACGAAGAGATTGTGATTGCCGATACAAGAAAACCTTACCTTCCTTATGAACAATATCATTTCTCTATTTCTCATTGTGGCAATTATGCTGCAGCCATTGTAAGCAGGAAAGAAAGGGTAGGTATAGATATAGAACTACCCACCGGCAGGATAAAAAAAATAAGTCACAAATTTTTAAATATTCAGGAACGGGAACACTTCCATGTGGCAGGTACCTGGCTGCAGGACAAAGCTGATACATCATTAACGCTAAACGATAAAAGCCTCACTGTTTTATGGTGTGCCAAAGAAGCCGTATATAAATGGTGGGGCTGGGGTAGCGTAGATTTCAGCGATCATATTTTATTGCAGCCTTTTGAAATAAAGACAGAAGGCAGTATTGCAGCAAATTTTATAAGAATGCAAAGGATTTTCGACCTTGGTCTTCAATATAAGGTATTTGAAGGGCTATGCTTGGTGTGGCTAAGTTCTGCTGCTTAATGTTACTGCAGTACAAGAGTGCGACGCAACAAAAGACACTTTAAGTACTAAAAGCCGGGATCCAAAAAAGATCTATTGCGTAACATCAGCTTCTGCTTTCCTGTTTAGCATATTTCTTTTTTACAAAAAAGAAATTTCATTTAACTTGTCCTCACAGCCATCCGGAATAACCCATTTTCCTGTTAAAAACCTTAGTCAACACTTTTCATTTCAGAAATATAAAGCAGTCATGAAATGCCTGTTTATTGCTTTGCACATACCTTACTAATGCACAGGCGGCTATATTTTGGCGCAGGTATTTTTTACGAGTATTCCATTGAACTTTTTTCTATGGTTATTTTTTAAACTTTCATCATAAAAACAAAAACTATGAAAAAGCATTTACTTGTTATTGCTACATTTTTCTTGTCCGGTATCATATATGGGCAGGTAAATTTAAAATCCATTATTCGTGGCGAAAAAGGCGTCAGCAATCATTATACTGCTGTACCCGCCAATCAGAATGTCCGTTTTACAGCTGCATCCGCCCGGACAATATTTGGACTGGATGCTAATGCGGATCTTATATTGACAAAGACTGAGCCTGATAAACTAGGCTATATACATTACAGGTATTTCCAGACTTACAAAGGCATCCCTGTTGAGAACAGCATGTATATAGCACATACCCGCAACGGTCTCCTGCGGGGAATGACGGGAAGGATAATTGTAGATTTTGATCCTGAAATGGACAAAAGAAATACAGCCCGTTTATCTGCCAGCCAGGCTGAAGAAACTGCTATTCGTTCTGTAGGTGCGCAGGTCTATGCATGGAAAGATGCAGGTATGGAACAAAACATCAAAATGCAAACCGGTAATAAATATGCCAGCTATATGCCAAAGGCCAGATTGGTATGGTACAGCCCGGGTTTTGGTTTAGACTCAAGAGCATTGCGTCTTGCATATAAGATAGATGTATATGCCATTAAACCGCTGAGCAGGGCTGATTATTTCGTGGATGCTATTACAGGTAAAATAATCGGCAAGGAAGATAAAATATATTTTACTGATGCTACTGGTACGGCTGGTACTTACTGGAGCGGAACACAAACCATACATTCCGATTTTACCGGTACCAATTACCAGTTAAGAGACTATACAAAAGGAAATGGTGTGATAACACTGCATGGTGAATCAGGTTCATACGGAACAGACTATTCCAGCGCTACTGCCAACTGGACACTCAGCGGTTTCAATGTTGCAGCACTTGATGCACATTATGGTGTAGGGCAAACCTATGCTTTTTACATGGCCAAATTTGGACGTAACAGTTATGATAATGCAGGTACCGCATTATACAGTTACGTGAACGATCCCACCTATATTGATAACGCTTACTGGGATGGAAGTGCCATGCATTTTTGCAAAAGATCTACAAATGAAGGCGGCGGGGTAACAGGCATAGACGTAACGGGTCATGAACTTACTCATGGTGTAACACAGGCAACCTGCGGTCTTGTGTACAGTTACGAGTCAGGCGCAATGAATGAAAGCCTCAGTGATATAATGGGTAAATCTGTTCAGTTCTGGTCTAAACCAACAGACATTAACTGGCAATTGAGTAATGATATGAACTGGATAATACGAGACATTAGTAACCCTAATTTGCTTGGTCAGCCTGACACATATAAAGGTACTTATTGGTACACCGGTTTTGGCGATAATGGCGGCGTACATTATAACAGCGGTGTGGGCAATTTCATGTTTTATCTTTTGGTTAATGGGGGCACCGGCACTAATGACATAGGCAATGCTTATACCGTTGGAGCACTTGGCCTTGAAAAAGCAGACCAGATCATCTACAGGTCCCAGTCAGTTTACCTTGTTTCTACTTCCCAGTATATCGACTGGCGTACTGCCTGTGTAAATGCTGCATCAGATCTTTATGGTGCTACTTCTAACGAAGTAGACCAGGTTAAAAATGCTTTCTATGCAGTAGGTCTGGGATCTTCTTCTACCGGTTGTGACTATCCTGTTGGCCTTGCTGCTTCCAATATTACAAAGTCCGGAGCAACTATTAGCTGGTCAGCCGTTTCAGGAGTAAGTAGTTATAATCTGCAATGGAAATTATCTACCGCCACTACCTGGAACACTGTATCGAATATCGCAGCAACGAGTTATAATCTTACCGGTTTAAGCCCAGCATTTGCCTACGATGTAGAAATAGAAAGCAATTGTTCCGGTGGTACTACAAGCGGCTATAGTTCACCTATAACTTTTACCACATTAACAGCAGGTGGATATTGTATTTCATACGGTCAGAGTACCGATTATGAATTTATACAAAGGGTTGCGGTGGGTACTACAGGCTATACAAGCGGTAATAATGGAGGTTATGGAAATTTCGTTAGCTTTTCTGGTCCTGTAAAAGCAGGCAGGTCTTATGTGTTGCAGTTAACACCAGGCTTTGTCAGCAGTATATTTTCAGAAAACTGGACAGTGTATGCCGACTTTAACCGTGATGGTGATTATGCAGATGCAGGAGAAAACCTGGGTAGTGTTATTTCAACCAGTGCTGCTGCAGTTAACCTTCCATTCACTGTACCGGCAACAGCTACAAATGCACGCACAGGTTTAAGGGTACAAATGTCTTACAGCGTTACACAAACCGACCCTTGTGCCATCTTTACTTACGGTGAAGTGGAAGATTACAGTATCCGCATAAGTGGTGGTACTGGTTTGGCTACAATGACTGATATTACACAAAACAAGGGCAATAGCCTTACTATACTTCCTAACCCGCTGAAAGGGACTATGGCAACAGTGGGAATGGAACTGGCTGCGCAGGGAAAGGTTACACTGAAAGTAAGCGACCTTTCCGGTAGGCTGCTGGTATTACAGGAAGAAAATAATGGAACAAAGGGAAAGAATACGTTTATACTTAAAGGAACAGAACGACTAAACAGTGGCGTATTTATGGTAGTGGCAGAGCAGAATGGAAAAATTGTAGGACGCGCACAGCTGCTGGTGAATTAATTTTTTAAAACTGTCGCTATGATTTCAAAAGCTGCTCTTTAACAGAGCAGCTTTTTATTTTTTCAAATATTACTTTTTTGTAAAAACCTGTCAATTTTTTGCTATTTATAGCAAATTTTGTCCCAAATAGAAATCCAATTTTCCAATTATGGGAAATTTAGATCTCCGAAATTATAAAATATATTGAAAATCAATTGTTTATACTTATGGCATAAGCTTTGGCTTTCTACTAATAGTCCGTTTTTATTACCGTAACCTTGAATTTTGACGAACCCCTAAAAAACTATGAAAGCATTAGTTCTTTAAACCCCGAACCTTTGAAAACAATGGCTGATATGAAAACAAACGTACAATATGAAAACATGGCCTTTAATTGATTTATACTGACAACCCAATCCGAACCCCAAAAAATCCGCAAAACCTGCTCAAACTAATTACCCCGGTAAAACCGGGGTTTTTTTATCTTTGATCAGCACACTAAAAAAGGCCACTTCTCAGTAACCTTTTTTACATTACAAATCAAACGCCTCTTGTTCTTCCTCAAGCTTATGTTTTAAGTAGGTATCTTCTTTAACGTAAAATCAGGAACAGAAGAGCACCGATAATACAGCCGTAAATAATGGCATAGAATAAGGATTTATTGCCGCGGCCATACTTTTTCTGCTCCAATGGAGAGGCCTTATACCTGCTTTTTTTAATACCCTGGTTATTAAACATGGATGATTGGATATAAGTAACTGCCTCTTTATTACTGCTTATTTTCATTCCTTTAAAACTTAATTGATTTGAAACTGTAAAATAAAGATGGTTCTGAAGCTTAAAAAATAGAGGGGGCTGTATAAATATTGTACTGTATTTTTTATTGCATTTGTAGAACCATTACTACACTGGTAATGCCTGTAGTTACGTAAATATCCATAAATGATAAATGCAAAGTAGTTTACATAAGTTCCAAGCCTATAGTAAATACAAGCTACACAAATAAAAGGTGCCTTGAAGGCACCTTTTTTACTCATTACAAACAAACACACTGATTCATATACAATATAATAGAAGGTTGGGTTAACGATTTAAAATTTACTTTTAAAAACCCGGAGTAGTTGATTTGATACCACAAAATAACAGTCAGTCAAAAGCATAGAAAATAGAACGCACTATTTAAATGCTGTATATTTCTTTACGAAAGAATTGTAGCAAGAGTACTACACTGCCAACAGGCCTGTATGTCTTAAAAACTATAATATATTGAACTGGTTCTCTTGCTTACACCTCAATTGCTGTTATAGCTATGCAGTAAAAGTATGCGATGCAAGGAACCCCATAATGAATAAAATGCCAGGCTCAAAAGCTGATCACTATTTACTCTCTTTGGCACTAATAACTGAAACTCAACAGCAAATTTTTGTCTTTCGAAGTACCTCTATGTAAAAAGCAATACAAACCTAAGGTTCAACAGACTTAAGGGAATAAGTACAAAGTGAAGGACGACAATTATCAGTATTTGCTCAATTCTTCATTGATGACAATATTATCATTAAAGAGAAAACACAAATGCATCAAAGTGCATAACATTAACGGGTTAACTGAGCTGTCTTTTGCATCAGTTCGCAAGGAGTTTAAAATGAATGCTATTTCTGGAATCATCTACACAGATCCTGCAACCATTAAGCCCGAAACAAAAAGAGTACAGTGTCTTCCTATTACAATGGTGTTGGCTAAACAATAGAACTTGAAACCATTCAGCGAGTATATATTTCTGAGGAAAAAGAATAAGAGGTATCAAAGAAAAAATTCCCCATGATAACCACAAGGCGGCAATAGTTTGCTCACCTGCAATCAATATTATATAGTTTACAAGCAAAATAATCATGGTATATATTTTGATTTAGTATAAATACTTTCATTTTAACGGGGGTTATAAATGAATCATCCTAAGAAAACTACTTCATGCCTCGCTACAAAATAGCGAGGCATTTCTTTTTTTATTATAATTATAAAAATAAGCTTACCGTAGTGAAGTATTTGGCTGTGGGGCTGGCAGCCTTTCCTGATATTTTTTCTGCCACATCTTGTTTTGTTTCACCATCTCGTTTAATTGATGGGACAGCAATTGAAAAGAAACAGCATGCACACTGTCTGCAATAGCATAATGCCTTTCAACATTGATAGAATCATAATAATGCATAAGGGTGGCAGCGTTATATAATGAATCAGAAACCCTTAATTGACGCAGTAATAAATCATTAGCCTGCACTGCATTTTGCTGGATCCGTGTCATGATCATAAGTATAGTGATTAATACTGCGAAATGGAAAAAGACGGTAATTACATACACAACTCCACTAAATTTTGCCCACCAGGTCTTTTTCTGGATTACAGGGGTTGGTGCGTGGCGTTCTGCTTCATTAATAATA
Coding sequences within it:
- a CDS encoding 4'-phosphopantetheinyl transferase family protein; amino-acid sequence: MALFYQHNINDNTKLGIWQIEEPEDFFLASVPQHRAITHPHKRLQHLAGRYLLKHLFPDFPYEEIVIADTRKPYLPYEQYHFSISHCGNYAAAIVSRKERVGIDIELPTGRIKKISHKFLNIQEREHFHVAGTWLQDKADTSLTLNDKSLTVLWCAKEAVYKWWGWGSVDFSDHILLQPFEIKTEGSIAANFIRMQRIFDLGLQYKVFEGLCLVWLSSAA
- a CDS encoding M4 family metallopeptidase, coding for MKKHLLVIATFFLSGIIYGQVNLKSIIRGEKGVSNHYTAVPANQNVRFTAASARTIFGLDANADLILTKTEPDKLGYIHYRYFQTYKGIPVENSMYIAHTRNGLLRGMTGRIIVDFDPEMDKRNTARLSASQAEETAIRSVGAQVYAWKDAGMEQNIKMQTGNKYASYMPKARLVWYSPGFGLDSRALRLAYKIDVYAIKPLSRADYFVDAITGKIIGKEDKIYFTDATGTAGTYWSGTQTIHSDFTGTNYQLRDYTKGNGVITLHGESGSYGTDYSSATANWTLSGFNVAALDAHYGVGQTYAFYMAKFGRNSYDNAGTALYSYVNDPTYIDNAYWDGSAMHFCKRSTNEGGGVTGIDVTGHELTHGVTQATCGLVYSYESGAMNESLSDIMGKSVQFWSKPTDINWQLSNDMNWIIRDISNPNLLGQPDTYKGTYWYTGFGDNGGVHYNSGVGNFMFYLLVNGGTGTNDIGNAYTVGALGLEKADQIIYRSQSVYLVSTSQYIDWRTACVNAASDLYGATSNEVDQVKNAFYAVGLGSSSTGCDYPVGLAASNITKSGATISWSAVSGVSSYNLQWKLSTATTWNTVSNIAATSYNLTGLSPAFAYDVEIESNCSGGTTSGYSSPITFTTLTAGGYCISYGQSTDYEFIQRVAVGTTGYTSGNNGGYGNFVSFSGPVKAGRSYVLQLTPGFVSSIFSENWTVYADFNRDGDYADAGENLGSVISTSAAAVNLPFTVPATATNARTGLRVQMSYSVTQTDPCAIFTYGEVEDYSIRISGGTGLATMTDITQNKGNSLTILPNPLKGTMATVGMELAAQGKVTLKVSDLSGRLLVLQEENNGTKGKNTFILKGTERLNSGVFMVVAEQNGKIVGRAQLLVN